One Paenarthrobacter aurescens TC1 DNA window includes the following coding sequences:
- a CDS encoding putative S-layer domain protein (identified by match to protein family HMM PF00395; match to protein family HMM PF00415), with translation MFRRGVAWLVAVVVVVAPGLLVVPAAVAADPVVENVVSFSDVPAGSQFATEISWLAASGISTGWDAGSGVRQYRPLESIARDAMAAFLYRHAGSPAFTAPSVSPFTDVPVGAAFYKEITWLASKGISTGWDVGGGKREYRPLSPIARDAMAAFLYRYADKPAFTAPMLSPFTDVPAGGGFYTEITWLAASGISTGWDAGNGVREYRPLNGIARDAMAAFLYRYAGQKEPADPENPAAGTVTVAPDVEILEPDQLETAQVTSNTVVLPSDQATDIKPNDVLVSGITTGTPDGLLVRVVQVVRDPGGTTLVKTKPATVPEAVVSTGGLLEVTGTPVSSEFIPAPDVVVEPDAAPTATRTGPAPTPDMARPYAAASAEVFNKSMALTRTVKGEFGKPDAPLTGDGSATLKSSVTAKATAKMTLETAFLSLKEVSVVITPSIKAEHSLTAEGSLKGQATAKLGELNSAFTFMAGPVPVVVTSNATINANFSLDGNAEVVFSSSQTVTSNHGFKYNNGAFALVNDKPTTAGIENDYKASASLTARASLDFDATIKLYGIAGITLGIGPYATTTITVTTASGQDLTWTCPLELGVEGRLGVLAGIKILGFDLGEWKATATNTWPLFTANPCQGTPVIKPSDPVPTGLIGVAAGIESAFALKADGTLWAWGFNASGNLGTGSDAYATYVPAQVLGLRKVTAVAAYGYNAYALKSDGSVWAWGSDYYGQLGNSSGGQYSSVPLEVQGLNSVRSIATNGNTAYALRSDGTVWAWGNNTKGQQGQGHTLGTGHTPLQVQGLTDVTKISGGGNSGYALKSDGSVWAWGYNGEGQLGNGTTVNSLVPVRVSGLDGVRDMVGTSYGALALRNDGTVWAWGHNGLGLLANGTYQGHSDVPVQIPGLSGIENIGANVYSVFASNGADEFWAWGNNNSGELGDGTRNTTNVPIRVQQLNGVQFVTGGLYTSYALTSDGRFWSWGENGLGQLGNGTTADSYVPQEVPAF, from the coding sequence GTGTTTCGTCGTGGTGTGGCGTGGTTGGTTGCTGTTGTTGTGGTGGTGGCGCCGGGGTTGTTGGTGGTGCCTGCGGCGGTGGCTGCGGATCCGGTGGTTGAGAACGTGGTGTCGTTCTCGGATGTGCCGGCCGGGTCGCAGTTCGCGACGGAGATTTCGTGGTTGGCCGCGTCGGGTATTTCCACGGGTTGGGATGCCGGGTCAGGGGTGCGGCAGTACCGTCCGTTGGAGTCCATTGCCCGGGACGCGATGGCCGCGTTCCTGTACCGGCATGCCGGGTCCCCTGCGTTCACAGCCCCTTCGGTGTCTCCGTTTACTGATGTTCCGGTTGGGGCAGCGTTCTATAAGGAGATCACCTGGCTGGCCTCCAAGGGCATTTCCACCGGCTGGGATGTTGGTGGCGGGAAACGTGAGTATCGTCCGTTGTCCCCGATTGCCCGTGATGCGATGGCCGCGTTCTTGTACCGGTACGCGGACAAACCAGCCTTCACCGCCCCGATGCTCTCACCGTTTACGGATGTCCCTGCCGGTGGCGGGTTCTATACCGAGATCACCTGGCTGGCCGCGTCCGGGATTTCCACGGGCTGGGATGCTGGTAACGGGGTGCGGGAATACCGGCCGTTGAACGGGATCGCCCGGGATGCGATGGCCGCGTTCCTGTACCGGTACGCCGGACAGAAAGAACCCGCCGACCCGGAGAACCCGGCCGCAGGGACCGTCACGGTAGCCCCGGACGTCGAGATCCTGGAACCGGACCAACTCGAAACCGCACAAGTCACCAGCAACACGGTGGTCCTGCCCTCGGATCAAGCAACGGACATCAAACCCAACGACGTACTCGTCTCCGGTATCACTACAGGCACCCCGGACGGGCTCCTGGTCCGGGTGGTCCAGGTAGTGAGGGACCCGGGCGGAACCACCCTGGTGAAAACCAAACCCGCCACCGTGCCCGAAGCCGTGGTCTCCACCGGCGGGCTGCTCGAAGTCACCGGCACCCCGGTGAGCTCCGAGTTCATCCCGGCGCCCGACGTCGTGGTTGAACCCGACGCAGCCCCGACCGCAACCAGAACCGGCCCCGCACCCACACCAGATATGGCCCGGCCGTACGCGGCGGCCTCTGCGGAGGTGTTCAACAAATCCATGGCCTTGACCAGGACCGTCAAGGGCGAGTTCGGCAAACCCGACGCACCATTGACCGGTGACGGGTCGGCGACCCTAAAGTCGTCAGTGACGGCCAAGGCCACAGCGAAAATGACATTAGAGACCGCTTTCCTGAGCTTGAAGGAAGTCTCCGTAGTCATCACCCCCTCCATCAAGGCCGAACACTCCCTCACGGCAGAGGGATCATTGAAAGGCCAGGCCACGGCCAAACTCGGCGAACTGAACTCCGCGTTCACGTTCATGGCCGGCCCGGTCCCGGTAGTAGTGACCAGCAACGCGACCATAAACGCGAACTTCTCCCTGGACGGAAACGCCGAAGTGGTGTTCTCCTCATCCCAAACCGTCACCAGCAACCACGGATTCAAATACAACAACGGCGCATTCGCCCTGGTCAACGACAAACCCACCACCGCAGGAATCGAAAACGACTACAAAGCCTCCGCCTCACTGACCGCAAGAGCATCCCTGGACTTCGACGCCACCATCAAGCTCTACGGCATTGCCGGGATCACCCTCGGCATCGGCCCCTACGCAACCACCACCATCACCGTCACCACCGCCAGCGGACAGGACCTCACCTGGACCTGCCCCCTGGAACTCGGCGTCGAAGGCCGGCTCGGTGTCCTGGCAGGCATCAAAATACTCGGCTTCGACCTCGGCGAATGGAAAGCCACCGCAACCAACACATGGCCCCTCTTCACCGCAAACCCCTGCCAAGGCACCCCGGTCATCAAACCATCCGACCCGGTACCAACCGGGCTCATCGGAGTGGCCGCTGGGATTGAGAGCGCCTTCGCTTTGAAAGCGGACGGGACACTTTGGGCGTGGGGATTCAATGCTTCCGGGAATTTGGGGACAGGCTCCGATGCATATGCCACCTACGTACCCGCTCAGGTTTTGGGCCTTCGTAAGGTGACAGCTGTAGCAGCGTACGGATACAACGCTTACGCGCTCAAGAGCGACGGATCCGTGTGGGCCTGGGGAAGCGACTATTACGGCCAACTTGGCAACTCAAGTGGTGGGCAATATTCATCGGTTCCACTCGAGGTCCAGGGGTTGAACAGCGTCAGGAGTATCGCCACTAACGGGAACACAGCCTACGCGTTGCGCTCGGACGGCACTGTGTGGGCATGGGGAAACAACACCAAAGGCCAGCAAGGGCAAGGCCACACTCTGGGGACAGGCCATACACCCCTTCAGGTGCAGGGTCTTACGGATGTCACCAAGATCTCGGGCGGCGGAAATTCGGGCTACGCGCTCAAAAGCGACGGTTCAGTGTGGGCGTGGGGGTACAACGGGGAGGGCCAGCTTGGCAACGGAACAACCGTCAACTCCTTGGTACCGGTCAGGGTTTCCGGCCTGGACGGCGTGCGGGACATGGTGGGCACCAGCTATGGCGCCCTTGCCCTTCGCAACGATGGAACCGTCTGGGCTTGGGGTCACAACGGGCTTGGCCTGTTGGCGAACGGAACATACCAGGGACATAGCGACGTCCCCGTTCAAATCCCCGGGCTGAGTGGCATCGAAAACATTGGAGCGAACGTCTATAGCGTCTTCGCATCGAACGGGGCAGATGAGTTCTGGGCTTGGGGCAACAACAACTCAGGAGAACTGGGAGATGGTACCCGCAACACCACCAACGTGCCGATTCGCGTGCAGCAGCTAAACGGTGTCCAGTTTGTCACTGGAGGCCTCTACACGTCCTATGCCCTTACCAGCGATGGCAGGTTCTGGTCTTGGGGAGAGAACGGTTTGGGACAGCTAGGAAACGGCACTACTGCAGACTCATACGTTCCGCAGGAAGTTCCGGCCTTCTGA
- a CDS encoding putative cupin domain protein (identified by match to protein family HMM PF07883) yields MTNLVRNINAALDSISAHWQPHRLTSINDYDVKVVKIQGEFVWHTHPDTDELFMVISGNLTIQLRDGDVVLGPNDIYVVPKGTEHCPKAENEVQALLFEPKGTVNTGDAGGDMTATLRELG; encoded by the coding sequence ATGACTAATTTGGTACGCAACATCAATGCCGCCCTTGATTCGATCTCGGCGCACTGGCAGCCTCACAGGCTGACTAGCATCAACGATTACGACGTGAAAGTTGTGAAAATTCAGGGCGAATTCGTTTGGCACACTCATCCCGATACCGACGAATTGTTCATGGTCATCAGTGGGAATCTCACCATTCAGCTCCGCGACGGCGATGTGGTGCTCGGGCCGAACGACATCTACGTGGTCCCCAAGGGGACCGAGCACTGCCCCAAGGCTGAAAACGAAGTCCAGGCCCTGCTGTTCGAGCCAAAAGGTACGGTCAACACAGGTGATGCGGGTGGTGACATGACCGCCACGCTGCGCGAACTGGGCTGA
- a CDS encoding transcriptional regulator, AraC family (identified by match to protein family HMM PF00165; match to protein family HMM PF02311) codes for MAVLYISCMGNSVHAWHPAVPYVREVLHATFDDHRYPSHTHDDWTVLLIDKGAVTYDLGRTEHQAVPASITLLPPHVPHDGRSAVGGESFRKRVLYLSEDWLPAKAAEAAVAQPLLVDPQTVATVTGIHAALSLPADAMEAECGVLALRESVRSHLGTPSSPTRDAPLARKLREMLDDRLFESFTIAEAAQLLGAHPSHLVRAFSKAYGIAPYRYVTGRRVDRARRLLLDGRPASVAAVEAGFHDQSHLTRHFRRVLGTTPGAFTA; via the coding sequence ATGGCGGTCTTGTACATTTCTTGCATGGGTAACTCAGTGCACGCATGGCATCCGGCCGTGCCTTACGTGCGCGAGGTGCTGCATGCAACGTTCGACGATCACAGGTACCCGTCCCATACTCACGACGACTGGACGGTGCTTCTGATCGACAAAGGGGCAGTGACTTACGACCTCGGCCGCACCGAGCATCAGGCAGTTCCCGCCTCAATCACCCTGCTACCCCCGCATGTCCCGCACGACGGTCGCTCCGCCGTCGGAGGTGAATCATTCCGTAAGCGAGTCCTGTACCTGAGTGAAGACTGGCTGCCCGCCAAAGCAGCAGAGGCGGCAGTGGCGCAACCGCTGCTGGTGGATCCGCAGACGGTGGCAACCGTGACCGGCATCCACGCGGCGCTGTCCTTGCCGGCGGATGCGATGGAGGCCGAATGCGGCGTTCTGGCTCTACGAGAATCGGTCCGCTCCCATTTGGGAACGCCGTCGTCGCCGACGCGGGACGCTCCCCTGGCCCGCAAGCTGCGCGAGATGCTGGATGACCGCCTCTTTGAGTCCTTCACCATTGCCGAAGCGGCCCAGTTACTGGGTGCGCACCCGAGCCACTTGGTGCGCGCATTTTCCAAGGCCTACGGCATCGCCCCTTACCGCTACGTCACGGGGCGCCGCGTGGACCGCGCCCGACGTCTGCTGCTCGATGGCCGCCCGGCTTCTGTTGCGGCGGTTGAGGCTGGCTTCCATGATCAGTCGCACCTCACCAGGCATTTCCGTCGTGTTCTGGGTACCACGCCGGGAGCCTTCACGGCCTGA
- a CDS encoding hypothetical protein (identified by Glimmer2; putative): protein MSSMTPLELATQRWRYLLPLLVIAIIGCLGGCDSKPDDASLPSASSSTTEARTAPAQPDSGAPRTVPLLPESGDLDAGTYRVLVKGYSAPFEITVPAGWSTDDGDGVAKDDPNHPDEWGVFVGWWPAEYVPTDSCAWDGALVKIDPSVKDFVDALTAQTSTASTPPVKVKVGDYSGFEFDHFVKGDVDIAACDRGKFCIHSEFSNECTRWYSSAAERETYRVMDLNGKRAVSWVVQFHESINPELTREARAVFDSIVFSPGN, encoded by the coding sequence ATGAGCTCCATGACACCCCTTGAACTGGCCACTCAGCGATGGCGCTATCTCTTACCCTTGCTGGTTATCGCAATCATTGGATGTCTCGGTGGGTGCGACTCCAAGCCCGACGACGCCTCCCTCCCGTCCGCAAGTTCTTCGACAACGGAGGCTCGCACGGCCCCGGCACAGCCGGACAGTGGCGCCCCTCGAACAGTCCCACTGCTGCCGGAGAGTGGCGACCTCGACGCCGGCACCTACCGCGTCCTCGTCAAGGGCTACTCGGCGCCTTTCGAGATCACCGTCCCAGCCGGCTGGTCGACTGACGACGGCGATGGTGTGGCCAAGGACGACCCGAATCACCCTGATGAATGGGGGGTCTTCGTGGGTTGGTGGCCCGCCGAGTATGTGCCGACAGACTCATGCGCTTGGGACGGCGCGCTCGTCAAGATCGATCCGTCAGTTAAGGACTTCGTCGACGCGTTGACGGCGCAGACGTCAACGGCGAGCACCCCTCCCGTCAAGGTCAAGGTGGGTGATTACTCCGGCTTCGAGTTCGACCACTTCGTCAAGGGCGACGTGGACATCGCAGCCTGCGACCGCGGCAAGTTCTGCATCCACTCTGAATTCTCAAACGAATGCACACGCTGGTACTCGAGCGCCGCTGAGCGCGAAACCTACCGGGTGATGGACTTGAACGGCAAGCGCGCTGTGAGCTGGGTGGTCCAATTCCACGAATCGATCAATCCGGAGCTGACGAGAGAGGCACGCGCCGTTTTCGACTCGATCGTGTTCAGTCCCGGCAACTGA
- a CDS encoding putative transcriptional regulator protein (identified by match to protein family HMM PF01638): MSSLAAALDIVGARWALLIVERLLDGPQRYGDLQRDLGVPTNILATRLRELEAAGVLSRLPLRHNTRAYALTDRGLALREAINALARWGHEEWPG, translated from the coding sequence GTGAGCAGCCTCGCCGCGGCCCTCGACATCGTCGGAGCGCGGTGGGCCCTGCTCATCGTGGAGCGGCTGCTCGACGGGCCACAGCGCTACGGCGATCTGCAGCGCGACCTCGGAGTGCCGACCAACATTCTCGCGACCCGACTGCGCGAGCTCGAGGCCGCTGGCGTACTGTCCCGCCTGCCCCTCCGGCACAACACGCGGGCCTACGCGCTGACCGATAGGGGGCTCGCCTTGCGGGAGGCGATTAATGCGCTGGCTCGCTGGGGCCACGAGGAATGGCCTGGGTGA
- a CDS encoding ISAau1, transposase orfB (identified by match to protein family HMM PF00665) — MAMEKFGASERFACKVLGQNRSALRKKKPEMSFEETRLRADLRAVAQKHPAWGWKKARWHLRAQPQWQDVALNKKRVRRLWRDEGLVCKPKPKKKRRTGPDAGEQKRLKAEYPMHVISFDFQSDVTSCGRHIRFFNVIDECTRTALAIVPRRSFKASDVVAVLENIIAETGIEPAYVRCDNGPEFTAAALIEWCSTAGVKTAFIDPGSPWQNGFIESFNAQFRREQLSGEIIDTMAEAKYLADEWKDIYNHERPHGSLDGMTPSNYWNQWTADHQSAIA, encoded by the coding sequence ATGGCGATGGAGAAGTTCGGGGCGTCGGAACGCTTTGCCTGCAAAGTGCTGGGGCAGAACCGCTCCGCCCTGCGCAAGAAGAAACCCGAAATGAGTTTCGAGGAAACACGGCTGCGCGCTGACCTGCGGGCAGTCGCGCAGAAACACCCGGCGTGGGGCTGGAAGAAGGCCCGCTGGCACCTGCGTGCCCAGCCGCAGTGGCAGGACGTGGCGCTGAACAAGAAGCGGGTACGCCGGCTCTGGCGCGACGAGGGACTGGTTTGTAAACCCAAGCCGAAGAAGAAGCGCCGGACCGGCCCGGACGCCGGGGAACAGAAGCGCCTGAAAGCCGAATACCCGATGCACGTGATCAGCTTCGACTTCCAGTCCGACGTCACCTCCTGCGGGCGCCACATCCGCTTCTTCAACGTCATCGACGAATGCACCCGCACGGCGCTGGCGATCGTGCCGCGGCGCTCGTTCAAGGCTTCCGACGTGGTCGCCGTGCTGGAGAACATCATCGCCGAAACCGGTATCGAACCGGCGTACGTGCGCTGCGACAACGGACCGGAATTCACCGCCGCCGCACTGATCGAATGGTGCAGCACAGCCGGTGTGAAGACCGCGTTCATCGACCCGGGATCGCCCTGGCAGAACGGGTTCATCGAATCATTCAACGCCCAATTCAGAAGGGAACAACTCTCCGGAGAAATCATCGACACCATGGCCGAAGCAAAGTACTTGGCCGACGAATGGAAAGACATCTACAATCATGAACGGCCCCACGGATCCCTGGATGGAATGACACCATCCAACTACTGGAATCAGTGGACCGCAGACCACCAATCAGCTATCGCATAG
- a CDS encoding ISAau1, transposase orfA (identified by match to protein family HMM PF01527): protein MARRHTPEQVIAKVRQGQKMLNEGRPLIEVVKELQVTEATWYRWLNQYGSEKNAEATKRTKELEKENARLKRLLAEKELAIDILNEVAKGKF from the coding sequence ATGGCACGTAGGCATACCCCCGAGCAGGTCATCGCGAAGGTCCGGCAGGGCCAGAAAATGCTCAATGAAGGACGGCCCCTCATCGAGGTCGTCAAGGAACTGCAGGTCACCGAGGCGACCTGGTACCGGTGGCTGAACCAGTACGGGTCCGAGAAGAACGCCGAGGCGACGAAACGGACCAAGGAGCTCGAGAAGGAGAACGCGAGGCTCAAGCGGCTGCTGGCCGAGAAAGAGCTAGCCATCGACATCCTGAACGAGGTGGCCAAGGGAAAATTCTGA
- a CDS encoding pyruvate dehydrogenase E2 (dihydrolipoamide acetyltransferase) (identified by match to protein family HMM PF00198; match to protein family HMM PF00364; match to protein family HMM PF02817) — MSSDMQVFKLPDLGEGLTEAELVNWLVAVGDEIVVDQPIAEVETAKSMVEVPSPYAGTVAELHGEAGQTLDVGKPLISIARAGSAAGSPAAAPVPAPAGSVDPSPVSSGLDVSSAVEAAAETYRTEEKAGSGNVLIGYGTPGGATGGRTRPRKASASVVASAVAEPAAVPEMEPAVAGTRIPGKLSAVISPLVRKMARDHGVSLDAIEGSGASGLIMRRDVEAVIASPSVAAEPSVAAIPAAPLSAPASAGAVDSRTGLSVSARTPVRGVRKAVAANMTRSRSEIPEATVWVDVDATALLDMRAELKKRAPYDTPGLLAFIARFVTAGLKKYPALNTRFETASDGSQEIVGFEGINLGFAAQTDRGLVVPSVRNAHELSARELDAEIRRLTAVARDGKATPTELGSGTFTLNNYGVFGVDGSAAIINYPEVAMLGVGRIIDKPWVVNGELAVRKVTELTLAFDHRVCDGETAAGFLRYVADAIENPGGALADM; from the coding sequence ATGAGTTCAGATATGCAGGTCTTCAAACTGCCCGATCTTGGGGAGGGCCTCACCGAGGCCGAACTGGTGAACTGGCTCGTCGCCGTGGGTGACGAGATTGTGGTTGACCAGCCCATTGCCGAGGTTGAGACCGCCAAGTCCATGGTTGAGGTGCCCTCGCCTTACGCCGGCACCGTCGCCGAGTTGCACGGTGAAGCCGGTCAAACGCTCGACGTCGGCAAGCCGCTGATCTCGATCGCTCGCGCTGGTTCCGCCGCCGGTTCGCCCGCTGCCGCTCCTGTTCCTGCTCCGGCTGGTTCTGTGGACCCATCGCCGGTGTCCTCGGGTCTTGACGTTTCGTCCGCCGTGGAAGCTGCTGCCGAGACGTACCGGACCGAGGAAAAGGCAGGCTCGGGCAATGTGCTGATTGGTTACGGTACGCCCGGGGGAGCCACCGGTGGCCGGACCCGGCCGCGGAAGGCGAGTGCTTCTGTTGTTGCTTCTGCTGTTGCTGAGCCTGCTGCTGTGCCAGAGATGGAGCCGGCTGTGGCCGGAACGCGCATCCCGGGCAAGCTCAGTGCCGTCATCTCTCCGCTTGTCCGCAAAATGGCACGCGACCACGGTGTTTCCCTCGACGCTATTGAGGGCTCGGGCGCCAGCGGACTGATCATGCGCAGGGACGTGGAGGCTGTTATTGCTTCGCCCTCGGTTGCTGCTGAGCCTTCTGTTGCTGCCATTCCTGCTGCTCCCCTTTCTGCTCCTGCTTCTGCGGGTGCCGTTGATAGCCGTACCGGTTTGTCTGTCTCCGCCCGCACACCTGTCCGTGGAGTCCGCAAGGCCGTGGCCGCGAACATGACCCGCAGCCGCTCGGAAATCCCTGAAGCCACCGTTTGGGTGGATGTGGACGCAACAGCGCTGCTGGATATGCGGGCCGAGCTCAAGAAGCGCGCACCATACGACACCCCTGGTCTGTTGGCCTTCATTGCCCGTTTTGTCACGGCTGGGTTAAAAAAGTACCCGGCCTTGAACACGCGCTTTGAAACCGCTTCGGATGGCTCGCAGGAGATCGTCGGGTTTGAAGGAATCAACCTCGGCTTCGCCGCCCAAACCGACCGCGGACTCGTAGTCCCGTCCGTGCGGAATGCGCATGAGCTGAGTGCCCGCGAACTGGACGCAGAGATCCGCCGACTCACCGCCGTCGCACGTGACGGAAAGGCGACCCCCACGGAACTGGGCTCGGGCACGTTCACGCTGAACAACTACGGTGTGTTCGGCGTGGACGGCTCGGCCGCGATCATCAACTATCCCGAGGTCGCGATGCTGGGCGTGGGCCGCATCATCGACAAGCCCTGGGTAGTCAACGGCGAGCTTGCCGTTCGCAAGGTCACCGAGCTGACCCTCGCCTTCGACCACCGCGTGTGCGACGGCGAAACCGCGGCCGGCTTCCTCCGGTACGTTGCCGACGCGATCGAGAACCCTGGCGGCGCGCTCGCAGACATGTAA
- a CDS encoding putative pyruvate dehydrogenase E1 component, beta subunit (identified by match to protein family HMM PF02779; match to protein family HMM PF02780) — protein MTVTTSANGTTTANVSAATASAAASAAATAEATGPQSLTMAKALNTAMADAMRADSSVLVFGEDVGMLGGVFRITDGLMAEFGEQRCFDTPLAESGIVGMAVGMAINGMRPVIEMQFDAFAYPAFEQIVSHVAKMHNRTKGKLKMPMVIRVPYAGGIGGVEHHCDSSESYYAHTAGLKVYTPATVADGYRMLREAIDSDDPVMFMEPKKLYWSKDQVDLGALRAEHDAGTSTEGRAAVARPGTDATLIAYGPSVPTALAAAAAAAEEGRSLEVIDVRTLVPFDDETVCASVRKTGRAVVIAEAHGFASVSSEIVARVQERAFHYLAAPVLRVTGFDVPFPSPKLEHYYLPSVDRILDAVDDLQWED, from the coding sequence ATGACCGTCACCACCAGTGCCAACGGCACCACCACAGCCAACGTCAGCGCAGCCACCGCCAGCGCCGCCGCTTCCGCCGCGGCCACTGCTGAAGCCACCGGCCCGCAGAGCCTCACCATGGCCAAGGCGCTCAACACCGCCATGGCCGACGCAATGCGCGCAGACTCCTCCGTCCTGGTATTTGGCGAGGACGTCGGCATGTTGGGCGGCGTCTTCCGCATTACCGACGGCCTCATGGCCGAGTTCGGCGAACAGCGCTGCTTCGACACCCCGCTGGCAGAATCCGGCATCGTCGGCATGGCCGTAGGTATGGCCATCAACGGCATGCGACCCGTCATCGAAATGCAGTTCGACGCCTTCGCCTACCCCGCCTTCGAACAGATCGTCAGCCACGTAGCCAAAATGCACAACCGCACCAAGGGCAAGCTCAAAATGCCCATGGTCATCCGTGTTCCTTACGCCGGCGGCATCGGGGGAGTGGAACACCACTGCGACTCCTCCGAGTCCTACTACGCCCACACTGCCGGCCTGAAGGTCTACACCCCGGCCACCGTGGCCGACGGCTACCGCATGCTCCGCGAAGCCATCGACTCCGACGACCCCGTCATGTTCATGGAACCCAAGAAGCTCTACTGGTCCAAGGACCAGGTGGACTTGGGTGCCCTGCGAGCAGAGCACGACGCCGGCACCTCCACCGAGGGCCGCGCAGCTGTTGCCCGTCCCGGCACGGACGCGACGCTCATCGCCTACGGCCCGTCCGTCCCCACCGCGCTCGCCGCTGCCGCTGCCGCCGCCGAAGAGGGCCGCTCACTCGAGGTCATCGATGTCCGCACCCTGGTCCCCTTCGACGACGAAACCGTCTGCGCGTCCGTACGCAAGACGGGACGCGCCGTCGTGATCGCCGAAGCGCACGGATTCGCGTCCGTGTCCTCCGAGATCGTGGCCCGCGTCCAGGAACGCGCGTTCCACTACCTCGCCGCGCCCGTCCTTCGAGTGACCGGCTTCGACGTCCCGTTCCCGTCTCCCAAGCTGGAGCACTACTACTTGCCGAGCGTCGACCGCATCCTCGACGCCGTCGACGACCTTCAATGGGAGGACTGA
- a CDS encoding transcriptional regulator, AsnC family (identified by match to protein family HMM PF01037) encodes MDRDIIRELTTDGRMSITQVAENVHISRAHAYSRIARLTGEGVLTKFTALVDPIKAGLRSSAYVTLKVQQHSWRELKEQLRAIPEIHHIALVGGDFDVILLVRATDNIHLRRVIFDQLQSMDGILDTQTFLVFEDVDTR; translated from the coding sequence GTGGACCGGGACATCATCCGCGAGCTGACCACCGACGGGCGCATGTCCATCACGCAGGTGGCGGAGAACGTCCACATCAGCCGCGCCCACGCGTACTCCCGGATCGCAAGGCTCACGGGCGAGGGCGTGCTGACCAAGTTCACGGCACTGGTGGATCCCATCAAAGCGGGCCTGCGGTCCTCTGCCTACGTGACGTTGAAGGTTCAGCAGCACTCCTGGCGCGAATTGAAGGAGCAGCTCCGCGCCATCCCGGAGATTCACCACATCGCTTTGGTGGGCGGCGACTTCGACGTCATCCTCTTGGTCCGCGCCACAGACAACATCCACCTGCGCCGCGTCATCTTCGATCAGCTGCAGTCCATGGACGGGATCCTGGACACGCAAACCTTCCTGGTGTTCGAGGACGTAGATACCCGGTGA
- a CDS encoding putative uncharacterized DUF218 domain protein (identified by match to protein family HMM PF02698) has translation MTFKRKLAWALTACVLAGVLWLIAAFQLFHNPPRATPQKTDAIVVLGGMSNERLPVGLALRDQLGIKDLVVVTTGLPANAGSDEFCEAHDGVTHLDCLRPDPLNTRGEALRLRDLAAERGWTSVTVVTSDYHVQRAGTLMKQCIAADVHMVGTEPELSPVAWVWRFVVETGGLLDVWVRPEC, from the coding sequence GTGACCTTCAAGCGAAAGCTCGCCTGGGCGCTGACGGCTTGCGTCCTGGCGGGTGTCCTGTGGCTGATCGCTGCCTTCCAGCTCTTCCACAACCCGCCGCGCGCCACTCCCCAGAAGACCGACGCGATTGTGGTGTTGGGCGGCATGAGCAACGAACGGCTCCCAGTGGGCCTCGCCTTGCGGGACCAACTGGGCATCAAAGATCTGGTGGTGGTCACCACCGGACTGCCAGCTAACGCCGGCTCGGATGAGTTTTGTGAAGCGCACGACGGCGTCACTCACCTGGACTGCCTCCGTCCGGACCCGCTGAACACCAGAGGCGAAGCGTTGCGGCTCCGGGACCTCGCGGCAGAACGGGGATGGACGTCCGTGACCGTGGTGACCTCCGACTATCACGTCCAGCGGGCCGGCACTCTCATGAAGCAGTGCATCGCTGCCGACGTTCATATGGTGGGTACCGAGCCGGAGCTCTCCCCCGTGGCGTGGGTGTGGCGATTCGTGGTGGAAACGGGTGGTCTGTTGGATGTGTGGGTGCGGCCGGAATGCTGA